In one Nymphaea colorata isolate Beijing-Zhang1983 unplaced genomic scaffold, ASM883128v2 scaffold0001, whole genome shotgun sequence genomic region, the following are encoded:
- the LOC126409256 gene encoding uncharacterized protein LOC126409256 translates to MRLKQRELEKSLVRKHTSQFDPISLENFDDLEPWIEEEPTTIFDDEDLECFNLEAEATEGFVDEGESAIATAGAEYVGEDLPILDDEDEEEDENEDEDYE, encoded by the exons atgaggttgaaacaaag agaattagaaaaatcattagtaaggaagcacacatctcagttcgatcctatcagcttggaaaattttgacgatctagagccatggattgaggaagaaccaactacaatatttgatgatgaagatcttgaatgcttcaaccttgaagctgaagcaacagaaggctttgttgatgaaggagagtctgctattgctactgctggtgctgaatatgttggtgaggatcttccaattcttgacgatgaagatgaagaagaagatgaaaatgaagatgaagattatgaatga